One Ochotona princeps isolate mOchPri1 chromosome 29, mOchPri1.hap1, whole genome shotgun sequence genomic region harbors:
- the CABP1 gene encoding calcium-binding protein 1 isoform X2, whose amino-acid sequence MRQEETSSYMVVQTSEEGLATSDDFPGPLLMLAQNCAVMHNLLGPACIFLRKGFAENRQPDRSLRPEEIEELREAFREFDKDKDGYINCRDLGNCMRTMGYMPTEMELIELSQQINMNLGGHVDFDDFVELMGPKLLAETADMIGVKELRDAFREFDTNGDGEISTSELREAMRKLLGHQVGHRDIEEIIRDVDLNGDGRVDFEEFVRMMSR is encoded by the exons ATGCGCCAGGAAGAGACAAGCAGCTATATGGTGGTACAGACGAGCGAGGAGGGACTGGCAACCAGTGACGACTTCCCAGGACCACTCCTGATGCTGGCCCAGAATTGTGCAGTCATGCACAACCTGCTGGGCCCCGCCTGCATTTTCCTGCGCAAGGGCTTCGCCGAGAACAGGCAGCCT GACAGATCACTGCGACCAGAGGAAATTGAAG AGCTCCGAGAGGCCTTCCGAGAATTTGATAAGGACAAGGACGGCTACATCAACTGCCGGGACCTGGGCAACTGCATGCGCACCATGGGCTACATGCCCACCGAGATGGAGCTCATTGAGTTGTCGCAGCAGATCAACATGAACT TGGGTGGCCATGTGGACTTTGATGACTTTGTGGAGTTAATGGGCCCTAAACTTCTGGCAGAGACAGCAGACATGATTGGAGTAAAGGAGCTTCGAGACGCTTTCCGAGAG TTTGACACTAATGGTGATGGGGAGATAAGCACCAGTGAATTACGAGAGGccatgaggaagctcctgggtcatcAGGTGGGACACCGAGACATAGAAGAAATTATTCGAGATGTGGATCTCAATGGAGATGGACGAGTGGACTTTGAAG AGTTTGTCCGGATGATGTCCCGCTGA